TAAGTATTGAAAGTGCTTCATTTACAAGAATTTCTTCTTTGCTATTTCCCATATTTTTTCTACTTCTTCTAAGGTAAGGCCTGCTCCTAATCCAATTTTTAAAGCAAGTTCTTTGGTTAAAAGATCAGAAGGGCTATGAGCATCAGAATTAATTATTAAATTGGCACCATATTTTTTGGCAAGAGAAACAACATGTCCATTTGTGAAACAATGACCTTTTCTTCCAGAAATTTCTAAAAATACTCCCTTTTCAGCAGCTAATTTTACTTCCTCATCTTTTATAAGCCCGGGATGAGCTAAAATATCTGCTCCTCCAAGTATAGCCGAAAGGTTAGTGCCCTCTGCAACTGGTTCTACAATTGTTTCTCCGTGAACCACTACAATTTCTGCTCCGCATTTTCTTGAATCTTTTATAAGTTCTGGAATAAATTCTGGAGGGACATGGGTTAACTCTATTCCTACAATAAGCCGAGGTTTTAAGCCTTGAAATACATTTTTTATTTTTAATAAACTTTTAATAATAAATTCAAAATTGGAATGATCTGCATGATCTGTAATAGCTATAGCTGAATATCCTAAAACTTTTACTCTTCTCCATATTTCAGCAGGAATAAGTTCTCCATCACTAAAAGTTGAATGGCAATGAAAATCTATCATTGAAAATTAAATTACATTTTGTATTTGAAAAGCTTAGGATCAAGATTTTCCAAAATTTCTTTAAGTTTCTCTTTTTCTTCTTCAGTAGTAACAACCAATTCTCCTTCTTTTTCAGTTGAAGGAGTTTCAGTATAGAGTTGACTTTTTTGTAATACCTCTTCATTTACAAATATTTCAGCTCCTGTTCTTAAGGCAAGAGCAACTGCATCGCTTGGTCTTGCATCAATATCATAAGTTTTTCCTTCAATATTAAGAGTGATAATAGCATAGTAAGTATTTTCCCTAAGATCTACGATTTCTATTTTTGGAATCTTTACACCTAAAAAATCAAAAATGTTTTTCATTAAATCATGAGTTAAAGGTCTTGGAAATTGAATATTTTCAAGTTTTGCAGCAATAGAAGTTGCCTCTAAAACTCCTATCCAAATAGGAAGAATTCTATCTCCGTCAACTTCTTTTAGAAGCATAACCGGACTATTTGATAGAGGATCCATCGCTATTCCATGTATAACCATTTTTATTTTCATCCCTTCTATCCCTCCTTTCAGATATTTTATCTGATACTGTAAATAATATACTAAGTCTTTATTGAAAATTGTCAACAGATTTATTGTTCAAAAAAGTTTGTACATGAAAATTTTTAGAAAAATTTAAAAAAACCTCTTGACAAAAAAAAAAAAAAAAAAAAAAAAAAAATTTATATAATTAAAATTGAAAATCAAATTCAAAATCAAAAAGGAGGTGGGTTATGAAAGTAGCAATTGCAGCCTTAGGAAATTCCGTTGATGCAGCTTATGCTCGCTATTTTGCTACTGCTACCCATTATTTTATTTATGATACAGAAACTGGAGAAGTAGAGGTGATGGAAAATACTGCAAGGAACCTTCCAGCCGGAAGAGGGGTGACCTTAGCTGATACTCTTATTAAAAAGGGAGTTAAAGCGGTTGTGGTTGAACTTATCGGTCCAAGACCTTTTAACATGCTTAAGGATGCAGAAGTTAAGGTTTATCCAGGACCAAAACTAAAAGTTCAAGATGTATTGAATGCGGTTAAAGCTGGAGAACTTGCTTCTCCTTTGACAGCCCCAACAGAAGAACCACATGCTGGAGAACATGGCGCATGCGAGGAAGAAGTTAAATAATTTTTAAAAAGAGACGGATAGGAGTAAAAAAACTTCTATCCGCCCCTTAAAAATTGCAGGAGGTATTTTATGACTGTTGTAGTTTTAGGAGGACATGACCGATTTAAAAACCAATTAGAACAATACTCTAAAAAGATTGGTGTTAAACTTAAATTTATCAATAAGTGGTGCCCTTATGCATTTCATACTCTCAATTCAGCAGATTATATAATTGTAATCACTGGTTGTGTGTCCCATGAGCTTGTTAATTTAGCAAAAATAATTGATAAAACAAAATGCATCTTTTGCCATAAAAAAGGTCTCTGTGAAATAAAAAAGATTATTGACGAAATTAAAAATTCAAATAAAATTTCAATTCCAATTGAAAATGAAATGCAAAACAAATTACAGGAGGGAAGATGTCTGGAAAGAGAAACGAAATAGTTCCTTTAGGACTTTTAAGAGAGGGAGAGGTAGGGGAAATTTATTCTCTTCCTGATCTAAGTTTAGAGGCTGAATTTTGGGGTGGTCCAGGAGGTTGGGGTGGTTGGGGGCATTGTTTTAGAAGGAGAAGAAGGTTTTGCCAAAGGATAAGTTCTATGGGATTAAAACCTGGGCAAATAGTTGAAGTAAAACAAAACAGACCCGGTAATCCTATGCTTCTTAAAGTAGGAGAAACTTTTATAGCTCTAAGCAGAAGGGTAGCTATGGGAATAAAAGTAATAAAAAGAGGGTAAAGGGATGAGCATTCGAAAATGTGGTAAATTTCCCCTTTACCCTTTATCTGAAATTCCTTTAGAAGAGCCGGTTGAGGTGATTTGTATTTCCGATTTTGATCTAAGCTTGAGACTAAAAAGTATTGGAATCCAAGAGGGAACTATTTTAGAGGTCATTCATCAAGATCTCTCAGGAGAGCGTATGGTGGTTAAAATTGATGAAAGCAGGATTGCTTTAGAGAGAGGTATCCTTAAGCAGATTTTAGTAAGACCCCTAAAATCTTCTTATGAGATTTTAAGAGATTTTGCCAGATTTGACCAATTAACAGGGCTTTTAACCCGGCAATTTGCTGAAAATTTACTAAAGAGAGAATTAACTAATCCTCCTTATTGTTTTGTTTTGGCAGATATAGATAATTTTAAAAAAATTAATGACACCTTTGGGCATCAAGCAGGAGACCAAGTTTTAAAAGAGATTGCCCAAATTATTAAAAACTGCCTTAGAAAAACTGACTTTGCTATTCGGTGGGGTGGGGAAGAATTTGTTTTGTTTTTTAAAAATACCACCATCGATTTAGGAAAACTCATAACAGAACGTATAAGAAGGAAAATATTTGACCATATCATTTATTGGCAAGACCAAGGGTTAAGAGTTACTTTAAGCTTTGGAGTTTGTGGAGCTCCCCCTATTAGACCTTTAGAAAAACTTATTGAAATAACTGATAAAGCCCTTTATCAGGCTAAACGGCTTGGTAAAAATTTAGTATTTAGTTGTAAGGAGTAGTCCTATGTTAATTAGACAACATTTTTATGATTTTGAAATTGAAGAGCTTTGTTGCCAACTTGAGAGATGTAAAACTTTGATGATTACGGTACATCAAATTTGTGAAGTTTTGGTCAACCTTATGGAGAATAGAGATCCTTTTACTAAAGATCATTCTGAGAAGGTGGCAGTTTTTAGTTATATGCTTGCTTTAGAATTAGGGCTACCTCCAAAGGTTGCAGACCTAATTCACATTGGAGGGCATCTCCATGATGTAGGAAAGTTTTCCTTGCCTGACAGTATTTTAAAAAAGCCAGGACCTTTAACCAAGGAAGAATGGCAATTAGTCAAACAACATCCAGTTGTTGGAGCAAAATGCTTTGAAAATATTAAAATTTTTCAAGGAAAAGGTGGGGTAATAGAAATGATACTTTATCACCATGAAAGATGGGATGGTAAGGGCTATCCTTATGGACTTAGAAAAAGAGAAATACCTCTTTCTGCAAGGATTATAGCTGTGGCTGATGCTTTTTCAGCTATGATAGATAGACGCCCTTACCGAGAACCTCTAAGTTTTGATTTAGCCTTAGAGGAGTTAAAAAAGGTGCAGGCTCTCAATTTGACCCAGAGGTAGTAGAAGCCTTTCTTAACGTGGAACAAAAAATAAAAGCTTATTTAGGATTAATATAAAAAATTTACAGGAGGTGGTCGAGGAAATGCCAAAACTTTCAGAATCAAAAATTGGACAAAAAGTAAAAGTACTTTCTGTAGAAGGTCCACCTTTGGTAAAACAGCGCTTAAAAGAAATGGGGATAACTCCTGGAGTTGAACTTCAGATTGTTAGGGTTGCTCCTCTTGCAGACCCTGTTGACGTAGTAGTTAGAGGGTATCATCTATCCATAAGAAAAAAAGAAGCAGAATTAATTGAAGTGGAGGTGTTATCATGAAAGAAATAAAAATAGCAGTAGTAGGGAATCCAAACACAGGTAAATCAAGTTTGATAAATGCTATTGCTAAAGCCAAACTTCAGGTTGGTAACTGGCCAGGAGTAACTGTTGAAAAGAAAGAAGCGAAACTTTCCTATAAAGAATATACTCTCCATTTTATTGATTTACCCGGTGCCTATAGTCTAACTCCTTACAGCATTGATGAAGCTATTGCCAGGGACTTTCTTTTTCTTGAGGATTATGATGTTATTTTATGTGTGGTTGATACCACCAATCTTGAGAGAAATCTTTATTTTGTAGTTCAGCTTATGGAGCTTGAAAAGCCTTTAGTGCTTGCTTTAAATATGTTTGATGAAGCAAAAAGGCTCGGATATAAGGTTGATATACCACTTTTAGAGCAGATTCTTGAAGTAAGAGCTGTTCCAACGGTTGCAGTAAAAGAGCAAGGAATTGAGGAACTTAAGGAGGCTTTGGTTGAAGTTTTCGAGAAAAAGCTTGTTCCTAAGAGGCTCCCTTATGGAGAGGATTTAGAAAACTTGATAGAAAAAGTTGTATTTCATCTTAAAGCTTTTAATCCAGATTTAGAAAGAATTAGTTTAGGTGTAATTTTTAAGATTTTAGAAGGAGATGATGAATTAATAAACAAATTAGGACTTAAGTTTGATAAAAAGGAGATAGAAAACATAAGTAGTCATATAAAAACTGTTCATGAGGTAGGGCTTAATGATTATCTTCTTGATATAAGATATGGTTTAGCAACAGGAGTTACAAAAAAGGTTCTTCAACGTCCTGAAATTCGTAGAGAAACCCTTACAGAAAAGATTGATAAAATTGTTTTAAATAGGGTCTTAGGTATACCTCTTTTTCTCTTAATTATGTGGATTGCCTTTAAAATTGCATTTGATGTGGCAAATCCTTATATAGATTTTTTAGATAAGGCTATAAATGAGATTTTTAAGAAATGGATAGAGGCTGGACTTTCTTCCCTTGGTGCAGCAGATTGGTTGAGTTCTCTTGTACTTGATGGTATCGTAGGAGGGGTAGGAACGGTATTATCTTTCATTCCTATAATCGGAATGATAATGCTTATGATAACCTTTCTTGAAGCTACAGGATACATGGCAAGAGCAGCCTTTCTTATGGATAGGATTATGCGTTCTTTTGGGCTTCAAGGAAAGGCTTTTATACCTTTACTTATGGGGTTTGGTTGTAATGTGCCCTCAGTTTATGCTTGTAGAACTATGGAACAAGAGCATGAAAGAAAACTTACTATGTTTGTAATACCTTTTATGTCTTGTGGAGCAAGACTTCCTGTTTATGCCTTATTTGTTTCTGCCTTTTTTGCATCTTATTCAGCAGAAGTATTACTTTTTCTTTATGTACTTGGTATCGTAGTAGCTCTTACTATAGCAACTATTCTTCATAAAACTTATTTTAAAGGAGTTGGGGCTCCCTTTATTATGGAGCTTCCACCTTATCGTATGCCTACGCTCAAAAACCTTGCTATTCATACCTGGCTAAAACTAAGACATTTTGTAATAAAAGCAGGAACTTGGATTTTAGCTTTTAATATTATCGTATGGATGGCGTTAAACCTTCCTTGGAAGCCCGAAAAACCTGAAGATTCAGTTTTAGGTAAACTGGGACACGTAATCTCTCCGGTTTTTAAACCTCTTGGATTTGGGGATTGGGCAAGTAGTGCAAGCTTGTTAACAGGATTTCCTGCAAAAGAAGTAGTTGTTTCAACGATGGCTCAAATATACGGAGGAGAAGAAGAAAAAAGCGAAGAAAAGAGCTTATCTTTTAAAGATGACCTAAAAGATTTGATTTTAACCTTTGCTGAAAAAACCAAAGAGGCTGGACTTAATTTAGTTTCTTCTTTTAGGGTGGTAAGTATTTCTGCAGAAGTACCAGAGGAAGGTGCGGGAATTTTATCCGAGCTCCAAAAAAGATTTACCCCTGCTTCAGCCTTATCTTTTATGGTTTTTACTCTTCTTTATTTTCCTTGCATGGTTTATGCAGCAGCGGTTAAGACTGAGGCAGTGTCCTTAAAATTTGTTTTGCAGATCATACTTGTTACCTTAACAACCGCTTGGATAGTATCTTTTTTGGTTTATCAATTTGCAAGATTAATTTTTTAAAATTTTTTAATTATATTGTTGCAAAAATTTTAATTACATATTAATATGTGTGAAAATTTTTTGAAAACATAAAGAGGAGGTGGAAAAATGAGAAAAAGGGATTTAGCTGTTATATTAAGTGGATTAACATTGATTAGTGCTCAGGCACTTCCGGGATGGGGTTTTGAAGTAAATGAAAAATTATCCTTTGAAGGGACTTCTACCATAGTTTATCAATGGTTAGATGGATCAAATATTAAAAGTAAAAATAGAGGCTCAGGGGCAATTGACCTTGGGTTAAGCTTTAAACCCACTGAAAATAATGAATTTTATGTTCTTGGAAGCTTTGCAAGTGGAAATGGGCTGAAACCAGAAAATGTTTCCCCCTTTAAACTTAAGCCTAATGCTGATGATTTAGAAGATGATGTAAAAAATATAAATGGACATAAACAGCAAGATAATATTTTAGAACTGTGGTACGCCCATACTTTTAATTTTAGCAATGACACATCTTTAAAAATTACTGCAGGAATTATAGATGCAACAAAATACATTGCTGACAACCGTTTTGCTGATGATGAAATTACTCAATTTATGAATGAGGTTTTTGTAGACCCACCAGCTAATTTTACACCTCCAAGTTATGATTTAGGAATAGTTGCAGAATTAACAAAAGGTCCCTTTACTTTAAGAGCCCTTGGAATGACAACCAAAACTGAAATAGGAATTCCACAAGGAGAAGAAGAAGCAAAAGAAGGGTTTTATCAATATTATGCTCTTCAACTTGGATATAATTTAAAATCAAAATGGGGAGAAGGAAATTATAAAATATTTGGATGGTATACAAGCAATGATTTTTATAAAAGGAATGGAAAAGGTAAAGATTCTCGCTATGGTTTAGGAGTAGTAATTGACCAAGATCTTGGATTTATTAAAAATCCCTTTAGTAAAAATCCAATCGGATTTTTCTTACTCGGTGCTTGGGAGGATGATGATACCCAAGTTGATTATGATTATTACATTTCAGCAGGCTTTAATATACCTTTCTGCTTTCTTGGTAGAGAAGGAAATGAAATAGGTATTGGATATGCCTATTTAGATGGAGCTGATAAAGCAGACATTTCTAATACACATGCTGTTGAGGCTTATGCAAAATTTAATCTATTTTCCTATGAGAAGCTAAAATCTGATTTAACTTTAGATTTTCAATACATGAAAGATAATTATAAAAAAAGTAGCGAAGATAAAGAAGGATTTATAGTTGGATTTAGATGGAATCTTTCTTTTTAAATTTTTCTTGACTTTATTTTTTTAATTTTTAAAATTTTTTTAAAGATAAGAAATTATAGGAGGATGTTAAGAAAGGAGTGGGAAAAGTAACCAATTTATTGGATGTTGAGGGACGGAGGGGCAGGCTCCTTTGGAAGCTTAAAAGCCTACAAAAATTGGAGTCCTGTCCCTCTCTATTTTGCAAGCTATAACCTTATAATACAATAAAAATTGTAGGAGAATTACTATGAGCTGTATATTCTGTAAAATTGTTAATAAAGAAATTGCTTCTAACATTGTTTATGAAGATGAAAAAGTAGTTGCTTTTCATGATATTAATCCTCAAGCACCCTATCATATATTGGTTGTTCCTAAAAAACATATTTCTACACTTTTAGAAGTAACAGAGGAAGATAAAGAGCTTATAGGGCATATTTATTTAGTGATAAATAAAATTGCTAAAGACATTGGTTTTGATGAAAGAGGATATAGAGTAGTTGTTAATTGTAAGGAAGAAGCTGGTCAGACCATATTTCATCTTCATTTCCATGTCTTAGCAGGAAGAACGATGGGTTGGCCTCCAGGTTAAGAAACCTCAGGTATCTTTTCAATTCTTGGATATAAAGGTTTTCCTTTGCTTATTTGAGCTCCGGTTTTAAGTAAATTAAATCTAAAAACATTTTCCCAATTAATCTCATTTTCGCTTAAAGATAAGTTATTTAAAAGAATTTTAGAGGTTTCAGGCATAACTGGGTAGAGAGCAATTGCAAAACTTTTAATACTTTCTAAAAGCACTCTTATAATGGTTCCAGCCCTTTTTTCATTTTTCTTTTTTATTTCACTCCAAGGAGTAGTCCTATCTATATAAACATTTCCTCTTCTTATAGCTTCCCAAAGTCTTTCTAAAGCTTTATAAAAAAGAAATTGAGAAAAATATTTTTCATATTCTATAAGTGCAGACCTTACTTCTTCTAAAAATTCTTTATCTATATCTTTTAGCTCATCTAAGGAAGGAACTTTACTTTCGAAATATTTTTCAACCAGATTAAGGGTGCGATAAATTAGATTTCCGTAATCATTAGCTAAATCTGCATTTATTTTCGTTATGAAAGAAGAAATATTAAAGTCTGCGTCATAGCCAAATGCCATTTCTCTTAAAAGAAAGTATCTTAACTGATCCTTCCCAAATTTTTTAGCAACCTCAATGGGATCAACAATATTACCTAAGGATTTAGACATTTTTAATTTATCAACTAACCAATATCCATGCACAAGAAGTTTTTTATAAATAGGAAGTTCCATTGCTTTAAGCATAATGGGCCAATAAATAGCATGGGGCCTTAAAATATCTTTTGCAATAAAATGATGGGCATTTATCCACCAATCTTTCCATTCTGGATTTTCAGGATAGCCTATTCCAGAAAGATAATTAATTAAAGCATCAAACCATACATAGGTTACATAATTAGAATCAAAGGGAAGCTCTATTCCCCAAGAAAGTCTTGCCTTAGGACGGGAAATACAAAGGGGTGGAAGTTCTTCTTCAAGCATATTTAAAACTTCCTCTTTATAAAATTCCGGATAAATTAAATCATTTTTAGAAATATAATCCTTTAACCAAGCTCTATATTTTTCTAAATTAAAAAAATAATTTTTTTCTTTTATATGTTGTGGATAAATTTTATGATCTTTGCATTTTCCCTCTTCATCAAGTTCTTTTGAAGTTAAAAATCTCTCACAACCAATACAATAAAGTCCCTCATATTCGTCAAGATATATTTCTCCTTTTTCATAAAGTTTTTGCAAAATATATTGGACAACTTTTTTATGTTCCTGGGAGGTTGTTCTAATAAACTTGTTATAAATTATTCCAAAGTAGTCCCAGGTAATTTTAAAAGCTAAACTTATTTCATCTACAAAGACATGAGGTTCTTTTCCCTTATCTTTTGCAGATTTTTGGATTTTATCCCCATGTTCATCTGTTCCTGTAAGAAAAAAAACTTTCCAGCCCTTTAAAAGATAAAAGCGTGCTAAAGAATCTACTAAAATTGTAGTATAAGCATGCCCCAAATGGGGATAAGCATTAACATAGTAAATTGGTGTAGTAAGGTATATCCTCATCATTTTTTTACCCTTCATCAAGTTCTTTTAATTTCTCTTCCTCCATTACCTCTTCAGTTTCTTCTTCTATTAAAATCTTTATTTGGGAAACTGGAATTTGAATTATTTGTCCTTCTTTATTTTCTAAATAGGCTACCTTTTGGAAAATATTGTATTTTAAAATTTTATAGGGCTCTCCATTAATTCTTATTTTGTTCCCTATTTTAGGTAAATCCTGTAAAAACTCTTTGTAAATATCTTCTTCATAAGCCAAACAACATAAAAGTCTTCCGCAGGGACCGGAGATTTTATTAGGGTCTAAAATAAGTCCTTGTTCTTTTGCCATTCTAATAGAAAGCGGGATAAATTGTCTTAAAAATTTGGCACAACAAAATTCTTTCCCACAATATCCTATTCCTCCTATAAGAGCAGTTTCATTTCTGACCCCGATTTGTCTCATTTCAATCCTCATTCTCAAAGCCCTTGCAAGCTCTTTTACTAATTGTCTAAAATCTATCCTTCCTTCTGCGGTGTAATAAAAGATAATTTTGCTTCTATTAAAGAAACAATCAACTCTTACCAAATTCATTTCTATCCCAAGATCTTTTGCAAATTGTAAACAAAATTCTTTCCCCTTTTCTTCTATTTCTAATTTTTTCTCATACTCTTTAATCTCCTTAAAGGTTGCTTTTCTAATAACAAAAGGGATACCTTCTACATTAAAAGGTAATTTATAAGAATTTTCTGTTAAAATAAAAACTTCTTTTCTTCCGTCTGGTAATTTCGCAAGGACATAATTTCCTTTAAGCAAAGGTTTATTTAGTTTAAGAGCTTGGTCTGGAAATCCCTTTTTTAGAGTTCCTAAACTTAACCAAATACCTTTTGTGTTTTCCTTTTTATACATCTATCCCCCGATAGCTCTCATAGGTTTTAAAGTAAAATTTAAATTATGTTCAGAGGGTTTTATTTTTAAGGCTAAAGAAAAAGCCTCTTCCAAAGTTCCTTCACCTTTTCTTAAAATAGGTTTTAAATCTATCTCCTTATCAGAAAAAAGGCAAGGTCTTAATCTTCCATCTGCAGTAATTCTTAATCTATTACATTTATGACAAAAATGTTCAGAAATAGGAGAAATTAACCCAATTTTTCCTTTTGCTTCTTTCCATCTAAAAACTTTAGCTGGTCCCCCACCAAAAGAAGAATCAGGAATTAGTTCAGAAAAACTTTCTAAAACCTCTTTTATTTCTTTTATAGTAACAACGTGTTTTTCATTCCATAAGCTATTTTTTCCTATGGGCATAAATTCTATAAATCTAACTTCAACGGGTTTTTCTAAAGTAAGCTTAGCAAGGTCTAAAATCTCATCTTCATTAAAACCTCTTATTATTACAGTGTTTATTTTTACAGGATTAAATCCCAATTCCAAAGCTATATCAATACTTCTAAGAACTTTTTCAAATTCAGAAGTTCCTGTAAGTTTTTCAAATTTTTCTTTATTTAAAGTATCTAAACTTATGTTTATTCTTTTTAATCCTGCTTTTTTAAGTTTTTCGCCAAGAGTTTCTAAAAAAGAGCCATTTGTAGTAAGACTTAGGTCTTCTATTTCAGGAATTTGGGAAAGTTTTTCTACCAAATATTCTATATTTTTTCTTAAAAGAGGTTCTCCACCTGTTAATCTTATTCTTTTCCCACCTAATTTAGCAAAAACCTTTGCTATACTTTCTATTTCTTCAAATCTTAATATTTCTTCATGAGGAAGCCATTTCCAATTTTGATGAGTAAAACAATATATACATTTAAAATTGCACCTATCTGTTACAGAAACCCTTAAATATTCAATCTTTCTTCCTAAATGATCAATTAACATTTAAATTTTCCTTATACCAAGCTCTTACCTTATTAAAGATTTCTATAATTTCAGGTTGTTTATAATCTGGATAAGTCCAAGGAAGTTCCATATAGGTCTTATTTCTATAAATTAGAGTAACTTCAGCATAAACACCTTTACCTAAATATATTCTATGAGCATAGTCTTTAAAAGTTGAAAGAACTACTTTTGAAAGACCTAAATAACCTGGATCTAAATTAATTCTTCTATTTCCTAAAGAATCAGCAAAATTCTTCTCAATTTCGTAACATTTATATTTAAGGTCAATTAAATATTCAGGAGGCTTTAATTTTTCGAAAAAATAAATTCCCTTTTTTAAGTTTTCTCCCATTTCCTTAGCATAATAAGAAGTAAAAGATGAAAAATCATAAATTTTAGATTGAAAGATAGGGGAGCCGAGTTCAGGTTTTAAAAGATCAAGAGCCTTTTCCCATAAATCTAAATCTTTACCTGTAATAGCAACAAAATAAAGTTGTGGAGGTGGACTTTTAGGATGACTCATTTTTTTCTGAAAGAGGGATAGCTTCTTCTATAAGCATTATAGGAATATCTTCCTCTATAGGATAAAAAAGTTCGCATTTTTTACAATAAAATCCCTCTTTCTCATTCCATATTTTATAAATTAAATCTCCTTTACATTTAGGACAAGCTAATACCTTTAAATATTCTTGAATTTTTGCTTTTTCCATAAGATTTTTTTATAATATCACTTTTCAGAGTTTATGCAAATAATGAATTTAAAAGATAAAAATTGAATTTTTAAAGAATAGGTTGTAATACCTTTTTGATGATTTCTAAAAAAAGCCTAATATTTTCTATAATTTTTTCTTCTTCAGGTTTTTCAAAAAAAATAACATTTTTAATTTTTTCTAATTTTCCTACATCATCTGGGTCTAAAGATTCTACAGTTTTTCTCCAAAGCTCTTCAAATTCAGGAGGCTTTTCAGGAGGAAATACATAAGAAAGTGCCCAGACAGCTTTTAATCCTAAATTAAAAATTTCTTTAGCTTTTTTTTGAAGTTCAGAAGGATTTCCTTTTATTTTAGAAAAATCTTTAAATAAATCTAATGCATATCTATAATAGCTTTTAGCTCTTATGTAATAAACCATTTAAAAATATTTTAAAAGAGCTTATTAACCAGCTCTTTCTAAATATTTTCCTGTTCTTGTATCAACTTTTATTATATCTCCCTCATTTATAAAAAGAGGGACTTGAATTACAAGTCCTGTTTCAAGTTTTGCAGGTTTAGTTGCGGTTCCTACTGTATCTCCCTTAACTCCAGGCTCAGTTTCTATTACTTTTAATTCAACTACATTAGGAAGCTCTATACTTACCACTTTCCCTTTATGATATAAAACATATACATTTAAATTTTCTTTTAAATATTTTGATGCTTCTCCTACATCTTCCTCTTTTATATAAACTTGGTCATAATCTTCTAAATCCATAAAAACATATTGATCTCCTTCTTTATATAAATATTGCATTTCCTTTTCTTGAAAATCCGGCTTTTCAAAACGCTCTCCAGCTCTAAAATTTACCTCTAAAACTCTACCAGTAGCAAGATCTTTTAATTTTGTTCTTACAGTAGGTTGATTTTTAGAGACTTTTACATGTTGAAAATCTAAAATTTCATACAATTTACCTTCCCATTCAATCTTTAAGCCTTTTTTAAAATCTGAGGTTGTGTAAGCCATGGTTTACCCCTCCTTTTTTTCTAAAAAAGAAGGAAGAGGTGTAGCCCAGGCTTCTTCATCAAAATATAATTCCTCTAAATCCTTAGGCATAGGTATATTTAGTATTTTTGGTCCCTCAACTACCTCAAATCTTATAAAACAAGATTTATACCAATCCACATTTGGTAAATCCAAATCAAATTCTTTCATGATTCTATAGGTGCGATAAAAATCTTCCCATTGATTTTCCTTTTCTGGATAGGTAGTAAAATCTCTTAAAATATCAGTAATGACGAATCCAGAATCAAGAAGAAATTTTTCAAAATCATACCATTTTCTTAGAGATGCCTCTCTATGAGTAAATCCCATATATCCTGCTGACCCCTTAC
The window above is part of the Thermodesulfobacterium geofontis OPF15 genome. Proteins encoded here:
- the feoB gene encoding ferrous iron transport protein B produces the protein MKEIKIAVVGNPNTGKSSLINAIAKAKLQVGNWPGVTVEKKEAKLSYKEYTLHFIDLPGAYSLTPYSIDEAIARDFLFLEDYDVILCVVDTTNLERNLYFVVQLMELEKPLVLALNMFDEAKRLGYKVDIPLLEQILEVRAVPTVAVKEQGIEELKEALVEVFEKKLVPKRLPYGEDLENLIEKVVFHLKAFNPDLERISLGVIFKILEGDDELINKLGLKFDKKEIENISSHIKTVHEVGLNDYLLDIRYGLATGVTKKVLQRPEIRRETLTEKIDKIVLNRVLGIPLFLLIMWIAFKIAFDVANPYIDFLDKAINEIFKKWIEAGLSSLGAADWLSSLVLDGIVGGVGTVLSFIPIIGMIMLMITFLEATGYMARAAFLMDRIMRSFGLQGKAFIPLLMGFGCNVPSVYACRTMEQEHERKLTMFVIPFMSCGARLPVYALFVSAFFASYSAEVLLFLYVLGIVVALTIATILHKTYFKGVGAPFIMELPPYRMPTLKNLAIHTWLKLRHFVIKAGTWILAFNIIVWMALNLPWKPEKPEDSVLGKLGHVISPVFKPLGFGDWASSASLLTGFPAKEVVVSTMAQIYGGEEEKSEEKSLSFKDDLKDLILTFAEKTKEAGLNLVSSFRVVSISAEVPEEGAGILSELQKRFTPASALSFMVFTLLYFPCMVYAAAVKTEAVSLKFVLQIILVTLTTAWIVSFLVYQFARLIF
- a CDS encoding carbohydrate porin, coding for MRKRDLAVILSGLTLISAQALPGWGFEVNEKLSFEGTSTIVYQWLDGSNIKSKNRGSGAIDLGLSFKPTENNEFYVLGSFASGNGLKPENVSPFKLKPNADDLEDDVKNINGHKQQDNILELWYAHTFNFSNDTSLKITAGIIDATKYIADNRFADDEITQFMNEVFVDPPANFTPPSYDLGIVAELTKGPFTLRALGMTTKTEIGIPQGEEEAKEGFYQYYALQLGYNLKSKWGEGNYKIFGWYTSNDFYKRNGKGKDSRYGLGVVIDQDLGFIKNPFSKNPIGFFLLGAWEDDDTQVDYDYYISAGFNIPFCFLGREGNEIGIGYAYLDGADKADISNTHAVEAYAKFNLFSYEKLKSDLTLDFQYMKDNYKKSSEDKEGFIVGFRWNLSF
- a CDS encoding histidine triad nucleotide-binding protein — its product is MSCIFCKIVNKEIASNIVYEDEKVVAFHDINPQAPYHILVVPKKHISTLLEVTEEDKELIGHIYLVINKIAKDIGFDERGYRVVVNCKEEAGQTIFHLHFHVLAGRTMGWPPG
- the metG gene encoding methionine--tRNA ligase, with translation MKGKKMMRIYLTTPIYYVNAYPHLGHAYTTILVDSLARFYLLKGWKVFFLTGTDEHGDKIQKSAKDKGKEPHVFVDEISLAFKITWDYFGIIYNKFIRTTSQEHKKVVQYILQKLYEKGEIYLDEYEGLYCIGCERFLTSKELDEEGKCKDHKIYPQHIKEKNYFFNLEKYRAWLKDYISKNDLIYPEFYKEEVLNMLEEELPPLCISRPKARLSWGIELPFDSNYVTYVWFDALINYLSGIGYPENPEWKDWWINAHHFIAKDILRPHAIYWPIMLKAMELPIYKKLLVHGYWLVDKLKMSKSLGNIVDPIEVAKKFGKDQLRYFLLREMAFGYDADFNISSFITKINADLANDYGNLIYRTLNLVEKYFESKVPSLDELKDIDKEFLEEVRSALIEYEKYFSQFLFYKALERLWEAIRRGNVYIDRTTPWSEIKKKNEKRAGTIIRVLLESIKSFAIALYPVMPETSKILLNNLSLSENEINWENVFRFNLLKTGAQISKGKPLYPRIEKIPEVS
- a CDS encoding PSP1 domain-containing protein, with the translated sequence MYKKENTKGIWLSLGTLKKGFPDQALKLNKPLLKGNYVLAKLPDGRKEVFILTENSYKLPFNVEGIPFVIRKATFKEIKEYEKKLEIEEKGKEFCLQFAKDLGIEMNLVRVDCFFNRSKIIFYYTAEGRIDFRQLVKELARALRMRIEMRQIGVRNETALIGGIGYCGKEFCCAKFLRQFIPLSIRMAKEQGLILDPNKISGPCGRLLCCLAYEEDIYKEFLQDLPKIGNKIRINGEPYKILKYNIFQKVAYLENKEGQIIQIPVSQIKILIEEETEEVMEEEKLKELDEG